The following are encoded together in the Thermococcus sibiricus MM 739 genome:
- a CDS encoding NAD+ synthase, with product MRSLDYAKVITKLVSFIQEKVEESNVKGVILGISGGVDSATVAYLAARAIGKEKVLGLVMPYHINRDVEDALLVCNNLGINYKVINIKSIVNEFEKNLDFELNNVSRGNIMSRTRMILLYAHANSKNYLVLGTSNRSEFLTGYFTKWGDSASDYAPLINLYKTEVWNIARILGVPNEIINKKPSAGLWEGQTDEKDLGITYKLLDEILYRLVDLKMKKENIARELNIPLNKVEYVESLIKKSEHKRKLPIGPEI from the coding sequence ATGAGGTCCTTAGATTATGCAAAAGTTATAACTAAATTAGTTTCCTTTATACAAGAAAAAGTTGAAGAATCCAACGTCAAGGGAGTAATTTTAGGAATAAGCGGTGGAGTAGACAGTGCCACCGTAGCATACCTCGCAGCTAGGGCAATTGGAAAAGAAAAAGTTTTGGGGCTTGTGATGCCCTATCATATAAACAGAGATGTAGAAGACGCTCTTTTGGTATGTAATAACCTCGGGATAAATTACAAGGTTATAAATATAAAAAGCATTGTAAACGAGTTTGAGAAAAATTTAGATTTTGAATTGAACAATGTTTCCAGAGGAAACATAATGTCGAGAACCAGGATGATTCTCCTTTATGCTCATGCAAACTCCAAAAATTATCTTGTTCTAGGAACTTCCAATAGGAGCGAATTTTTAACCGGATATTTCACCAAATGGGGAGATTCAGCAAGTGACTATGCACCATTAATCAACCTGTATAAAACTGAAGTTTGGAACATTGCAAGGATATTGGGAGTTCCAAATGAAATAATAAATAAAAAACCAAGTGCTGGTCTTTGGGAAGGGCAAACCGATGAAAAAGATCTGGGAATAACCTACAAACTATTAGACGAAATCCTCTACAGATTAGTCGATTTAAAAATGAAGAAAGAAAATATTGCAAGAGAATTAAATATCCCTCTTAACAAGGTGGAATACGTAGAATCTCTAATCAAGAAAAGCGAGCATAAACGCAAACTTCCAATTGGCCCAGAAATTTAA
- a CDS encoding DMT family transporter — protein sequence MKKGYILIFLAASMWGTLGIFAKLLYQFNLDPFTITFYRTLIAFSILLLYNYSNDFQIKRHRLPFYALYGFFAVFLFYILYLYTVKISSVSFAVLLLYSAPVYSTILGYALFKEKITKAKILALIMVIFGVFLVANLDHWDANKIATVLGLLSGLTYALYGILAKIAVKNEKPEEALLYTIGFGALFLAPFSHFKIPYESLPYLFGLAFFPTVLGYILYNKALQEVEVSKASIISTVEPVVALILAYLIFRETLTPQQIVGAVFIILGSLILHIEEKRV from the coding sequence TTGAAAAAGGGTTATATTTTGATTTTTTTAGCTGCCAGCATGTGGGGAACTCTTGGAATTTTTGCTAAGTTGCTTTATCAGTTTAACCTAGATCCTTTCACCATTACATTCTATCGGACACTAATTGCATTTTCCATCCTTCTATTATATAACTATTCAAATGACTTTCAAATAAAAAGACATAGACTGCCATTCTATGCACTTTATGGTTTTTTTGCAGTATTTTTGTTTTACATCCTATACTTATACACAGTAAAGATCTCCTCCGTGTCATTTGCAGTACTTCTCCTTTATTCCGCCCCTGTTTATTCCACCATTCTAGGTTATGCATTATTTAAAGAAAAAATAACCAAAGCAAAGATTTTAGCTTTAATCATGGTAATATTTGGAGTTTTTCTGGTTGCGAATCTTGATCACTGGGATGCAAACAAGATTGCCACCGTGTTGGGTCTGCTCTCGGGACTAACATATGCACTTTATGGGATTTTGGCCAAAATTGCTGTAAAAAATGAAAAACCAGAAGAGGCCCTTCTTTACACAATTGGTTTTGGAGCATTATTTTTAGCACCATTTTCTCATTTTAAAATACCCTATGAGTCTCTCCCCTACTTATTTGGACTTGCATTCTTTCCAACAGTTTTAGGGTATATTCTTTATAACAAGGCTCTCCAGGAAGTAGAGGTTAGTAAAGCATCTATAATATCCACAGTAGAACCAGTAGTAGCTTTGATTCTAGCATATTTAATATTCCGTGAGACATTAACACCACAACAAATAGTAGGGGCGGTTTTCATAATCTTAGGATCGCTCATCCTCCATATCGAAGAAAAAAGAGTTTAA
- the glnA gene encoding type I glutamate--ammonia ligase, with the protein MNEIKSAKSVFSGKSRFLQLVFVDIDGMAKGMEVPIERYEDVVKEGISFDGSSIPGFQGIEDSDLTFKADPDTYVEVPWEEVAKVFGYIYKNREPYYADPRRILKSVTEDLQKEGITAYIGVEPEFYLFEKNGSWELKLPDGGGYFDLLGLDKAREIKRAIAHYMPSFKLIPEVLHHEVGPGQHEIGFRFADALTTADNIVRFKYLVKAVAESYGLYATFMPKPLFGQPGNGMHFHISLWNDGKNIFVGDNGVSEEALYFIGGILEHAKALTAITNPTVNSYKRLVPGYEAPVYISWGYANRSALVRIPAYKGNSARIEYRAPDPSTNPYFAFATVLKAGMDGIRRQIEPSAHVEENVYELDDKARALLGVETLPSTLAVALEALKKDKVVKEALGKAYHNFIKYKTKEWEAYQEYLERKGIPMDSMEVTEWELERYFYV; encoded by the coding sequence ATGAACGAAATAAAATCCGCTAAAAGCGTGTTCTCAGGCAAATCACGATTTCTTCAGCTTGTATTTGTGGATATAGATGGAATGGCCAAGGGAATGGAAGTGCCAATAGAACGATATGAAGATGTTGTGAAAGAGGGGATTTCATTTGATGGATCATCAATTCCAGGGTTTCAAGGAATAGAAGACAGTGATCTTACATTTAAGGCAGATCCAGATACTTATGTTGAAGTCCCTTGGGAGGAGGTAGCGAAAGTATTTGGATACATATACAAAAATAGAGAACCCTATTATGCGGATCCCAGAAGAATACTAAAATCAGTTACTGAGGACTTGCAAAAAGAGGGGATAACAGCATATATAGGAGTAGAACCCGAGTTCTACTTATTTGAGAAAAATGGATCATGGGAGCTCAAGCTTCCAGATGGTGGCGGATACTTTGATTTACTGGGTTTGGATAAGGCAAGGGAAATAAAAAGGGCAATAGCTCACTACATGCCTTCATTTAAGTTGATTCCAGAAGTATTACATCATGAAGTTGGCCCAGGGCAGCATGAGATAGGTTTTAGATTTGCAGATGCATTAACCACGGCAGATAACATAGTTAGATTTAAATACTTGGTTAAGGCGGTTGCAGAGAGTTACGGACTTTATGCCACATTCATGCCAAAACCACTCTTTGGGCAACCGGGTAATGGGATGCATTTTCACATAAGTCTTTGGAATGACGGAAAGAATATTTTCGTTGGTGATAATGGAGTGAGTGAAGAAGCCCTCTACTTTATAGGGGGAATTTTGGAACATGCAAAAGCTTTGACAGCAATTACAAACCCAACTGTTAACTCATACAAAAGATTGGTTCCGGGATATGAAGCCCCAGTTTACATATCTTGGGGGTATGCAAATAGGAGTGCTTTAGTGAGAATACCTGCATATAAAGGGAATAGTGCAAGAATTGAGTATAGGGCCCCTGATCCGAGTACAAATCCATATTTTGCGTTTGCTACAGTTTTGAAAGCTGGGATGGATGGTATAAGACGGCAAATAGAACCATCTGCACATGTGGAAGAGAATGTATATGAATTAGATGATAAAGCACGTGCTTTGTTAGGAGTGGAGACATTACCTTCAACTCTAGCAGTAGCACTTGAAGCTCTTAAAAAAGACAAGGTTGTTAAAGAGGCACTTGGTAAAGCATATCATAACTTCATTAAATATAAAACAAAAGAGTGGGAGGCTTATCAAGAATATCTAGAAAGAAAGGGAATACCTATGGACAGTATGGAGGTTACTGAATGGGAATTAGAGAGGTATTTTTATGTTTAA
- a CDS encoding DUF61 family protein, with protein MPKEDEIIHREISRLNLHLPKSRKKLGQLLEEEEPKIQLRNGQFHYFKKEELEYLFSLIEENEKDLLYLPIILEITTLWHGYFKVRGRVAVKVVEKVLGSYDMLEEKTEVILPRYLLPKIRKKLPTTTTYAFIVE; from the coding sequence ATGCCTAAAGAAGATGAAATTATACACAGAGAAATCTCTCGCTTGAACCTGCACCTTCCCAAAAGCAGAAAGAAACTTGGCCAACTCCTCGAGGAAGAAGAACCAAAAATACAACTCCGAAATGGCCAGTTCCACTATTTTAAAAAAGAAGAACTTGAATATCTCTTTTCATTAATTGAAGAAAATGAAAAGGATTTACTATACCTGCCAATAATCCTCGAGATTACAACCCTATGGCATGGGTATTTCAAAGTAAGAGGGAGAGTCGCTGTTAAAGTTGTTGAGAAGGTACTTGGAAGTTATGACATGCTTGAAGAAAAGACTGAAGTGATTTTACCCCGTTATTTATTGCCAAAAATTCGAAAAAAACTCCCAACCACTACCACATATGCATTCATCGTGGAGTGA
- a CDS encoding DMT family transporter, translating to MLQGRVKIILSMLIWGSVGIFARYSGLDGLRLAFYRVLLGSLVLIFVHSLKDIMWAKKAFLAVRHKLLLLCFLGLVLALNWVFFFSAVIYTDIAKATLIYYLAPILVVVLSSVFLRERITRKRLFLVFLAFLGALIIGTQAEFSLGNRDFLGVVFALLGAIFYASVTVLGRYLKDVDSTYLTFFQLLFATLILFPVLVGVGTFHVTSSSLAIILIIAIFHTVVALFIYMDGLKEVEANEAAILSYLDPLSAIVYAAILFGEIPTFKTVIGGSLILVASLLDIKMR from the coding sequence ATGCTCCAAGGCAGGGTTAAAATAATACTTTCTATGTTAATATGGGGAAGCGTAGGAATTTTTGCCAGATACTCCGGGTTGGACGGTCTTAGATTGGCATTTTATAGGGTTCTTCTAGGAAGCCTAGTTCTTATTTTTGTGCACTCATTGAAGGACATTATGTGGGCCAAAAAAGCTTTTTTAGCTGTGAGACACAAACTTCTCTTGTTATGTTTTTTAGGTCTTGTCTTAGCATTAAACTGGGTATTTTTCTTTTCCGCGGTAATATATACAGATATAGCTAAAGCAACCCTTATTTATTACTTGGCACCGATATTGGTGGTTGTTCTTTCTTCAGTGTTTTTGAGAGAGAGGATTACAAGAAAAAGATTATTTTTAGTATTTTTGGCATTTTTAGGAGCACTTATAATAGGCACTCAAGCTGAATTCTCTCTTGGAAATAGGGATTTTTTAGGAGTAGTGTTTGCTCTTTTAGGTGCAATATTCTATGCTAGTGTGACAGTACTTGGTAGGTATCTTAAAGATGTTGATAGTACATATTTAACATTTTTCCAGTTATTGTTTGCTACATTAATTCTTTTCCCCGTTCTGGTGGGTGTAGGCACTTTTCATGTTACTTCGAGCTCGCTTGCAATTATTCTCATTATAGCGATTTTTCATACTGTTGTTGCCCTATTTATATACATGGATGGGCTTAAAGAAGTTGAAGCAAATGAGGCAGCCATTTTAAGCTATCTTGACCCGTTAAGTGCAATAGTTTATGCAGCAATACTCTTTGGAGAAATTCCTACATTTAAAACGGTTATTGGTGGTTCGCTGATATTGGTAGCATCACTCTTGGACATAAAGATGAGGTGA